tcctttttgctttctatgggatatacttaatctatgaatgatcattccatgttcattaattcttctaAAGGATCTTTTACAACATTACTAGTGcatgtggatgatataatattggcatgaaatgataaagaagagattgctcgaattaaacaagccttgaatcagATATTCAAGATTAAGGATCTTgggaatttaagatattttcttggtctagaagtagcaagaagtaAAGAAGGAATAATGGTgaatcaaagaaaatatgcattggaattaTTAACAGATACATGTCTTTTAGCCTGCAAACCTGCACCCACTCCTATTGATAACATGAAAAATTTTCTTCTACTAGAGGTATTCCTTTCACAGATATTCAAGCCTACAAAAGATTGATTGGAAGgcttatgtatctcactaatacctgacctgacataacattttttgtgcaacaactttctcagtTTCTTGCTAAGCCTAGAATTGCGATTAGAATTCTCAAATATATTAAAGGAGCTCCAagtcttggtttatttttctcttccaacacTTCTACTCCTCTAAAAGCCTTTTGTGACAGTGATTGGGGCACTTGCAGTGATTCAAAACAATCAGTGActggttttagtgtgtatcttgggaattctctcatatcttggaaatcaaagaagcaaagCACGATATCATAGAGTTCCtgtgaagctgaatacagggcaatgaccactgttacatgtgaaattcaatggctaacttatctttttcaagatttcaaagttccttttgagcaaccatctccTTTATAATGTGACTATGACTCGGCAAGATACATTGTAGCAAATCCAGTGTTTCACGAGcgtacaaaacatatagaaatagattgtcacgttgttagagaaaaattaaagaagggtctcatccatttgcttcTCATTTCCACCACATAACAATTGGTTTACATTTATACCAAAGCTTTAAGTCCCCAATCTTTTAAGAGTATTTGTTCCAAGCTGGGTTTCATCAATTGGTTTCTCTTTATAAAGGTGAATAagatttattttgtttagtCTATTATGATTCTGGTATttatttgattgattatttCTCTTTTTATCTTTAGCTAGACTTAGAATGAGTGTACtgcttgtatatattcaaactatttattttgatctctaCAGAATAAGAttagagatattcattctcatatcatttgtcttccttttacttttttatttattttgttctattttataataacaaTGTTAAGTTTTGTATTAAATGCATGTCTTAAATAATACTATGCGTCTTAAATGATACGGTGaagggagaaaaaaaaaaaatactccaaAACAAAGGACTATACACTGCACTTCCCACTCCAAAAAAAAAAGCTGTAATTCTAATTATTTATCACATTTATCTATTTGTTCCATTCATATAGCTTAAACAGTATTTCAATTTCAGactttgaaaatgaaaaaaataacattctgaagaaataatcataaaaaaacttTGCATTTTATATAATCTTCATTTGGTCTCCTAGTAGAATTTAGAGTTTCTAACTTTCTAAAATTGACCCGCATTCATAGTGACTGCGGACACCatataaaacatttaaatattacataaattataaTGCCAAACAAAATTACTACTTTGTTTATTAGATATTGAATGAATCCTCACGCTGCCTATTGAGACCTTTTGAGGATAAGGATATATAGataaacaatatttttgttttttcacgTGTGAAAAATGCGTAATCATTATCTTGAGAAAGAAGATCAGGATTATTTATCTTCACGAGCAGAGCTATAGTTTAAATCAGATAAGAtaagaaatgaagaaatttaaatatatattgaatATGTAATCTTGGTCTctgttttatataatttagtttcttaatttttaattattcattattttattttatttgaaaaaaaaattgattatgtagtttaaaagaattatacatataaaattaacttCTCTTAATTTTCAATAGattattatttatctttgtAAAAATTTAATAGATGAACTTTAGATGAGGAAGTTTCTTATGATTTTAGGATTATGTGTTCAATCTGGATTATTAGGAAAAATTCATAGTAAATTGACTgaaaataagtaataataatataaattgatGCAATCAGACACCCCAACAGTCCATTGTTTtgggtgaaaaagaaaaaaagacaaGAAATTGACtggacattttttttatattgtagcTAACTGAACAGTGATAAAATTAGCACTTTCTTAAAAGTAATATATACTTATGATTCTATACAAATCTATCCAATTATCCATAACGTAAACTATAAGGTACGTTTTGATTAATTCCACTAAAATGTATTAAAACACAAATGGATATATTTAATAAGCAGAAGACATTATTAAatcttaattaattatatacacTAATACATAAATGATTCCAgtcttataattaattttggcataattttttatacaattttatctttacttttaaaaaaaaaaacatttcccCTAATTTAAGATATTTGACCAGATATGTAAGATGTTGAACACTTTCCCATTTGAATCTTATCAATAATAAGTAAATCAAGCAACGATAATCAGGGAAGAATCCTGATTCATGATGAAGGGAGAACCTACGGCTGTGATTGCGTGAGCGGAGTGTGGGCCCATGGGTACTCTGAAAAAGGAAGATGCCTTGGAATATTCTTAGTGGCCGCATAACTGCAACATGCTTTTGTtgctttcaatttttatttataatttgtaaTTTTGCAATCCCATCCCTCCTCCTTCCTAATTCTCCTTATTATTTAGTTCTCTTTGTCCCTTATAAGCCTGCCCTCGTTCTCCACCATCACAATCAATTTTCCTTATCTACTCCATTCTTTTCTCTTCCACtccctttttctctctctttctctttaaACAAACTCACACAACAACATGTGCGCGCCCATATCCGAACTCGAACAGGAAGAGCTGCTCGAAAAGCTAGAGGTCTTCAAGATCAAAGGCCGCGACAAGCATGGCCGCAAGATCCTTCGCATTATTGCAAAATTCTTCCCAGGTCAATTTAAttcctaatttttattttatggatTTTAATTGTGACCGTATTCTGATTTGTTTTTCCGATTTCACCAATTCTTTATCAGCGCGGTTGATCAGTATTGAGGTGCTGAAGAAGTACCTGGAGGAGAGGGTTTTCCCGAAGCTGGGGAAGAGGAAATTCGCAGTGCTCTACGTGCACACCGGCGTGCAGAGAAGCGAGAATTTACCCGGAATATCCGGTCTCCGATCGATCTACGACGCGATTCCGGCCAACGTGAAGGAGAATCTGGAagccttttattttattcatccGGGCTTACAGGCCCGCCTTTTCCTAGCTACCGTTGGCCGCTTCCTCTTCAACGCTGGGTATGTTACGCcatcttccttcattaattatttaattaataattcgttattaattttattattattattattattcaaattatatatagatccattttcatcattcataaaTACTTCACACATGCTTCATGCATCCCtcacaatatttttatttattccctagtttttccatttctctCAGTCAAAAAATTTGGTACCATGCAACTGCaagttttttattaaaaaaaaaaatcaaactcttttatgttgattttttcttatatgatgatgaaaacatgtttttttttatcattattattattacgaGAACATTATTTCTCAAAATAAGATGTAAATCTGAAAAGAATTTGTCAGTCTCTTCATTATTaaatggaatttttttttctttaaatatgaatttttcACTGGCTACCTGTCAAATCTCAGGAAAAtctcttggattattgattctatctttttttctgtgttattttttattttttcaatgaattaaattcaacattttaaaagaatttaaatatttaaaaaggaTTTACactattaaatttaaagttttaactatAGTACAAATATGATTATTTATATGAAATTAAGTGTTTAATTATGCAATGGGGAAGATGAGTTTCAATCAATTGTCATTGTGGCGGCTCTTAGTAATTGGTTGTGAGTCTGATTAACATGTGAATGTGGGATTTGATTGCGTGTGGTAGGTTGTATGGAAAGTTGAAGTACATTAGCAGGGTTGATTATCTGTGGGAGAACATGAGAAGGAACGAGGTGGAGATTCCGGAGTTTGTGTTTGATCATGACGAGGATTTGGAATACCGTCCGATGATGGATTACGGGTTAGAGAGTGATCACGCCAGAGTGTACGGTGGTGCTCCCACTATGGATTCACCTGTGACCACGTATTCCATGAGGTGCATCTCATAGGATTCTCTCCAGGGGATTCAGTAACCCTTTGGCCCCTTGTTTCCTGCGTTAGTTAGACTGGGCCTAGCTGTTAGTTAAATGGGCCCATAGCTATGTGGATGTTGATAttgtgcagaaaaaaaaaaaaggtgccATTATTAGGTTTTGCTAATGTGGTAATACTTATCCAATAGCATTTTAAGTTTTGGTTGGGGGATTCAGTTCCCTGATATTAAAAAGAATTCCACCCACTGATTCTTCCCATGTTCTTTGCTCTTTCACATTCTCCCATTCATTTCTCAATCTTATCAGAATCTCTCCACTATCACTTTAtcctaattaaaaaatatcactttATCCTAATTAAAAATAT
The sequence above is a segment of the Phaseolus vulgaris cultivar G19833 chromosome 2, P. vulgaris v2.0, whole genome shotgun sequence genome. Coding sequences within it:
- the LOC137811004 gene encoding uncharacterized protein, with the translated sequence MCAPISELEQEELLEKLEVFKIKGRDKHGRKILRIIAKFFPARLISIEVLKKYLEERVFPKLGKRKFAVLYVHTGVQRSENLPGISGLRSIYDAIPANVKENLEAFYFIHPGLQARLFLATVGRFLFNAGLYGKLKYISRVDYLWENMRRNEVEIPEFVFDHDEDLEYRPMMDYGLESDHARVYGGAPTMDSPVTTYSMRCIS